GCGGCAGTTCCTACGAGCTTCCCTGGGGGCCGATCATGGCGGCCTCGGTGGTAGTGACTGTCCCGCTTGTGGTGCTGGTGATTATCTTCCAGCGACGCATCGTCTCAGGCCTCACCGCTGGCGCCGTCAAAGGCTAAGGATTTTTAATGTCATCAACGGACTCACTTATGCAAGATACTCACGATACAAAAGCCTGGTGGCGCGGCGGCGTTATCTATCAGATCTACCCGCGCAGCTTTATGGACAGCCGCGGTGACGGTATCGGTGATTTACCCGGCGTTACTGAAAAGCTCGACTATGTGGCGTCGTTAAACGTCGACGGTATCTGGCTATCGCCTTTCTTCACCTCGCCAATGCTCGACTTCGGCTACGACATCAGCAACTACCGTGACGTTGACCCGATGTTCGGCACGCTGGACGACTTCAAGGCGCTGCTGGCCAAAGCGCACAGGCTTGGCCTGAAAGTGATGATCGACCAGGTGATCAGCCATACTTCGGACCAGCACGCCTGGTTTCAAGAAAGCCGCCAGGATCGCACTAACCCCAAGGCCGACTGGTTTGTATGGGCCGACCCCAAGCCAGACGGCACGCCACCCAACAACTGGCTGTCGATTTTTGGCGGCCCGGCATGGACCTTTGAGCCACGCCGACAGCAGTATTACATGCATAACTTTCTAACCAGCCAACCGGACGTCAACTTCCATAACCCGGAAGCGCGTCAGGCCCAGTTGGATAATATGCGCTTCTGGCTTGAGTTGGGTGTCGATGGCTTCCGCTTGGACACGGTCAACTTTTTCTTCCATGACAAAGAGTTACGCAACAATCCGCCCGTTCCTAAAGGCGAAGCCAAAACCCTGGGCGCACCCGATAGCAATCCGTATACCTGGCAGCGCCACGTATATGACCTCAGCCGCCCGGAAAATCTCGACTTCCTGAAAGATCTGCGCGCACTGATGGATGAATACCCCGGCACCACGACCGTGGGTGAAATTGGCGATGACAACCCTCTGGAGCGCATGGCCGAGTACACCGCCGGTGGCGACAAGCTGCACATGGCGTACACCTTCGACCTGCTCAACAAGCCACATTCCGCCGCGTATCTACGTGAAGTCATCGAGCGCTTCCAGCGGCTGGCGGGCGATGCCTGGCCTTGCTGGGCCACTTCGAATCATGATGTTGAGCGCAGCGCCTCGCGCTGGGGCGCTGACGAGGATCCGACGGCTTATCCTAAAGTCGCCCTGGCGATGCTGTTTTCACTACGCGGCAGCGTCTGCCTTTACCAGGGCGAAGAGCTTGGCCTGCCTGAGGCCGATGTGCCCTTTGAACGCATTCAGGATCCCTACGGCAAGGTTCTATGGCCCGAATTCAAGGGACGCGATGGCTGTCGCACGCCGATGCCTTGGGATGCTTCGCCCCAGGCGGGCTTTTCAAGTGCTGAGCCATGGCTGCCAATCTCGCCAAAACATCGCGAGCTTGCCGTTAGCCAGCAACAGGGCGACCCGGCGTCAACGCTCAATGCCACACGCCAGCTGTTGGCATTTCGCCGCCAGCACGCCGCGCTGTTTGATGGCGATTTGACGCTGGTCGACGTAGGCGACGACCTGCTGGGCTTTACCCGCCAACACGGCGACGAAACCTTGCTGTGCATTTTCAACCTGACGGGCCAAGCGCAAGAGATCACACTCCCGGTTGTAGTGACCGCCGACCTCGATGGTCACGGCTTTAACTATCAACGCGACGGCGACCAACTGACGCTCCCCGCTTATCAGGCAGCCTTTATGCGCGCCGCCTAGGCGCCACCACTGCTCTTACACAACAACAGGCCAACCCGGGGCACAGGCCCTGAGGTTGGCAAGGAGTCACCCATGGCAAGTGTTACGCTTGAAAAAATCAACAAGGTGTTTGGCCGCGACCACATCATTGATGATGTGGATCTGAAAATCGGCGACGGCGAATTCGTCGTTTTCGTTGGCCCATCGGGCTGCGGCAAATCTACCCTGCTACGCCTGATTGCCGGTCTTGAGTCGATCACCGATGGCGATTTGCGTATCGGCGACAGCGTGGTCAACGACTTACCGCCCCGTGAACGCGGTGTCGGGATGGTATTCCAGTCCTACGCGCTCTACCCACACATGTCGGTCTACGAGAACATGGCCTTCGGCCTAAAGCTGGCTAAAAAGACCAAGGAAACCATCGACGACCGCGTCATGGCCACGGCCCGTATTCTCCAGCTCGAGGAGTTACTCCACCGCAAACCCAAGGAGCTTTCCGGTGGCCAGCGCCAGCGGGTGGCCATGGGACGTGCCATGGCCCGTGAGCCGCGCATTCTGCTGTTCGATGAGCCGCTTTCCAACCTCGATGCCTCGCTGCGCGTGCAAATGCGTAACGAGATCGCGCGCCTGCATTATCGCCTGGGTTCCACCATGATCTACGTCACCCACGATCAGGTAGAGGCCATGACGCTCGCGGACAAGATCGTGGTCCTCAACGGCGGCCATGTCGAGCAGGTGGGCAGCCCCCAAGAGCTTTACCAGCGCCCTGCCACCAAGTTCGTTGCCGGGTTTATCGGCTCGCCCACCATGAATTTCATGCCTGCCCAGCTGCTGGCAAACGATGACAATGGCTGCCGGGTACACGCTGCCGGAGTGGGCGAACTTGCCTTGCCACAGGATGCAAGGGCGCAGCCGCAAAGCGCCGCGCTCAGTATTGGCGTGCGGCCGGAACACCTCCGCTTGGCGGAGCCGTCTGGAGACAACCGCTTCGAAATCGTCAACGTTGAATACCTGGGAAACGAAGTCTACGTTTATCTGGACCCAAAGGAAGGGGATGCACTGCTGATCCATCGCAGCGAAGCCCCCAGCCAGTGGAAAGTTGGGCAGCACGTCGCGCTGGTGCCCGACACCCAGCACGTTCATCTGTTTGACGAGAACGGTGCCGCCCTGGATTTACCTGTTCAACGGCAGGCCGCTTAACCGCTCGCCTTGACCATTACTCTTTGACCACTACTATTCACTGACCCGCGCAGATCACGACGAGCATTATGAGGCAAGGCTTGTCGGGAGGCTGCGCGGGTCGGTATTCTTGCGGATAGACATCTAACCATTAGTCTGCATAGGAACCCTCGTGACACCACCACGCCGAATGACGCTCAAGGACCTTGCCCGTGAACTCGGCGTCTCGACTGCCACCATTTCCAACGCCTTTAACCGGCCGGATCAACTTTCTCCCACCCTACGCGAACGCATCTTGAGTGAGGCCACCCGTCTGGGCTATAGCGGTCCTGATGCCAAAGCCCGCAGCTTGCGCACCGGCCGCTCAAGGATTGTCGCCGTGGTGCTGGCGGAGAGCCTTACCTACAGCTTGAATGATGCGGTGGCCAGTGAGTTTTTATCCGGTGTCGCCGAGGTGCTCGACGCCCATGGCCACACTTTGTTGCTGTTGCCAGGACGGGGACACGATTCACAACCGGCGGGCTCGGCCAATATTGCCGACGGTTTTATCGTCTACGGCTTGATGCCCAACAATCAGCTGCTAAATCGACTACCGGTGCAGCGCCCGATTGTGTCAGTGGACTTTGACGTGGTTGACTGCCCGACGGTGCACATCGACGATACCGAGGCCAGCTATCACATCGCCTGCCACGCCCTGAAGCAGCAGCCAAAGCGCCCGGCCATCATCAATCTGCGGTTAACCAAAGAAGCCTGCAACGGTCGCGTTACACCCGAGCACACGCTGCTGCCCAACACCAGTACGATCAGCCGCGCACGGTTGGAAGGTTTCCATACCGCTCTGAGCGAACACGGCGTGGATACACAACAAGTACCGCTGTGGAATATTGAGGAAAATACGTTCGAGGTGTGCGGGCCGGTGTTGGCAGAATTGCTCGACCAACCTGAGCATCAACGGCCCGACCTGCTGCTGTGCATGTCGGACCGGATTGCTCTGACCGCGCTGACGCTGGCCGAGCAGCGCGGCATTCGAGTGCCTGAAGATCTGATGATTACCGGGTTTGACGGCATCGCCGAAGGCCAGTACCGCGCCCCACAACTAACCACCGTTCGTCAGGATAGTGAAGGTAAGGGACGGGTAGCGGCGCAGATGATTCTTGGCCTGTTACCTGCCGAGCAACAACTGTTGAAAACGGAGCTGTTGCTCGGCGATACCTGCCCCTGACCGGCTGGATTACTTGGCGGCGGCCTGCATGGCTTCCGCGGTATCCAGCATGCGGTTAGAGAAGCCCCACTCGTTGTCGTACCAGGCCATGATTTTCACCAGGCGACCATTCACACGGGTATGGTTCGTATCGAAAGTGGACGAGTTGGCGTCGTGGTTGAAATCGATAGACACCAAGGGCTGGGCGTTGACCGCCATGACTGGTGAGTTGACAGCCGCTTTTTCAACAACCGCGTTGATCTCTTCTGCGGTGGTGTCACGGCCAGCGGTGAAGGTCAGATCCACCAGCGAGACGTTGATCACCGGCACGCGAACCGCCAGGCCATCGAACTTACCCTCAAGCTCGGGCAACACCTTGCCGACGGCAGCCGCGGCGCCCGTCTTGGTCGGAATCATCGACTGTGTCGCGCTACGCGCCCGGTACGGGTCAGTGTGATAGACATCCGACAGGTTCTGGTCATTGGTATAGGCATGTACCGTCGTCATCAGGCCATTCTCGATGCCCACTGCATCGTTCAACGCTTTGGCGACCGGCGCCAGGCAGTTTGTTGTGCAAGAAGCATTCGAGACCACTTTATGCTCAGCGGTAAGTGTTTCTTCATTGACGCCGTAAACAATCATGGCATCGGCATCAGGGCTGGGTGCCGAGATCAATACCCGCTTGGCGCCCGCCTCGATATGCTTGGCTGCCGCTTCGCGCTTGGTGAATAAGCCGGTGCATTCCATGACGATATCGACGTCCATCGACGCCCAGGGCAATTTTGCAGGATCTCGCTCGGAGGAAATCGCGATGCGGTCGCCGTCGACGCTGATGCTTTCCGCGTCATGATCAACCGAATACGGAAAGTGGCCGTGGACGGTGTCATGGCGAAGCAGGTGGGAGTTAAGCGACGGATCGCCCAGGTCGTTGATCGCAACAACCTGCATACGATCACGGTAGCCGTTTTCATAGAGGGCGCGAAGTACGTTGCGGCCAATGCGACCGAAACCGTTGATAGCGACTCTTGTTGTCATGGAGCACCTCACCTTTGCAGAGAACGTTTGTAGCAAAAAAACATGGTGGCGTTTTTTTGCTACACAATTGATTCTATTGTCATCAAAAATTACTAAAAATACGTAGTTAAGCACCTAAACAGGACAGCTGGCGTGCATTTAGTCCTCGAAAAGGGTACCGATCAATCAATATGTAGTAAAATTACTATATAAACGCTATCGTAGTCCATAACTTAATCACCCGCAATTTCAACACCCAGCGTGGTGTCAACAATAACTATGGCCAACCCAGGAGAATGTGCAATGACGAGCCAAACCCTCTCTCTCCCCTTACGCCGCACCAAGATTGTGGCCACGCTAGGCCCTGCCAGCGACCGCCCCGGCGTACTGGAAGCCATGCTTAAAGCTGGCGTCGATGTCGTGCGCCTGAACTTTTCCCATGGCGCTGCCGATGATCACCGGCGGCGTCTGCAGGATGTTCGCGAGATCGCTCAGCGTCTGGGGCGCAGCGTGGCGGCATTGGGCGACCTCCAGGGGCCTAAAATTCGCATTTCACGTTTCAAGGATGAGGCCATTCACCTCACCCAAGGCCAGCCGTTCATCCTCGACATGGCAATGGAGGCCGACCAAGGCAACCAGGAGCGGGTCGGCTGTGACTACAAATCGCTGATTGATGACGTTAGCGTCGGCGACCGCCTGCTTCTCGACGACGGCCGCGTGGTACTGGATGTCACTCAAGTGGTTGACCAGGAAGTGCACACCCGGGTTCACGTGGGCGGCAAACTGTCCAACAACAAAGGCATCAACAAGCAAGGCGGTGGCCTTTCAGCCCCGGCGCTAACCGAAAAGGACAAGGCCGACCTGATTACCGCGCTGGATATCGGTGTGGACTATCTGGCGGTTTCCTTCCCGCGCAGTGCTGCCGATATGCAAGAGGCACGCGACCTGCTGGGCGAGGCTGGCAAAGAGATCGGCCTGGTCGCCAAACTAGAGCGCGCCGAAGCCGTGGCCGATGACGAAACCCTGGATGGCATTATCCAGGCCTCGGAAGCCGTGATGGTCGCCCGCGGCGACCTGGGCGTTGAAATTGGCGATGAAGCGCTGATCGGCACGCAAAAACGTATCATCAAGCACGCCCGCACCCTGAACCGTGCGGTTATCACCGCCACTCAGATGATGGAATCGATGATCGAGTCGCCGCTGCCCACCCGCGCCGAGGTATTCGATGTCGCCAACGCGGTGCTGGATGCCACCGATGCGGTCATGCTCTCGGCCGAAACCGCCGCGGGCGATTATCCGGTTGAAACCATCGAGGCGATGAACCGCGTCTGCCTGGGCGCCGAGCGCGAACGAATTGCCCAGGAGTCGGGGCACCGCATCCATGAAGGTTTCGAGCGCGTTGACGAGACGATCGCGCTGTCGGCCATGTACGCAGCCAACCATCTCGAGGGTGTCAGCGTGATCGCCTGCATGACTGCCACCGGCTATACGCCGCTGATTGCGTCGCGCATTCGCTCCAAACTGCCGATTGTCGGCCTGGCGCACACACCTATCGCTCAACGCCGCATGGCCCTTTATCGGGGTGTGGTATCGATACCGTTCGACACCACTCACATGCAGGCGGAAGATCTGAACGGCGAAGCGCTGGCGCTATTAAAAGCCCACGGCTTGGCGGATCCCGGCGAGCATGTCATTCTCACTCGAGGCGACCACATGAACGCCCATGGCGGCACCAACACCATGAAGGTGTTAGCGGTGGCGGCCGAGTAAGCGTCCTTATGCAGTGACAACGACCATGCTTTGGAGAGCCATGCCATGAATGATGCGCGACCACCCCGTCAGGCGATTCGTACGCTTCAGGCCCGCAAGCGGATTGCGTTGATTGCCCACGACGGCAAGAAAACCGAAATGCTCGAGTGGGCGACGCGCTGGAAGGACACGCTGGGCCGCCACGAACTGCTCGGCACCGGCACGACGGCAAAACGCCTGCACGACGCGCTGGGGCTGCCTATCGAAGGGTTGATGAGCGGCCCGCTTGGCGGTGACCAGCAGATTGGCGCGCGCATTGCCGAACAGGGGCTCGACGTGCTGATTTTCTTCTGGGACCCATTCTCGCCACAGCCCCACGACCCCGATGTCAAAGCACTGCTGCGCCTTGCGGCACTGTGGAACGTCCCGGTGGCGTGCAATGCAGCCAGCGCCGACTTTGTGCTTTCCTCGCCCTATCTGGACGAAAGCTACGACATGTCGATTCCCGATGCCAACGCCTGGGCCGCAGCACGCACTGAGTGACTGACAACCGAGTGGCTGCTAATTATTTAGCTCAACCACTTGGCTCAGGCCATCATTTGCGCACCCGGGTGGCGGGTGCGCAAATGCCTTGCGACCACTTGCTGACCGCATTGAGGCTCGCCTTCTGTCGCTGCCAGGGCGCAGCGCAGCGTCAACTCGGCGATACGGTCGTAATCCTGCAAGGCCGAGTTAATCGGCTGAGGCAAAAAGTCCAGCAGGCGATGATCACCAAAGGTTGCCAGCCGCATTCCCTCCGGCAAGCCTCCCCGTTCCAGAAAGACGTCGAAAACGCCTTCCATCAGCGTATAGGAGGCGGTGACCAACGCATCCGCCCCGCCCTCTTCATCCAGCAGCATGACAGCCAGGCGTGCGCCTTCGCTGCGCTCATAGTGCGTACCGCTTAGATACAGCGGCTTAATGGACGTGCCCGCAAGCGCCTGCTCGAATCCTGCCCGGCGCTCGCGGCTGATGGAAAGGTCAGGCATTGCTTCAAGCCACGCAACGCGTTGAGTCGCAGGATCGATCACTGAATGGGTCAACGCCAGCGACGCTTGACGGTCGTTACTGACTACACTTGCAAAGTGCGCAGGATCCAACCCCCGGTCCATCCCCACCACGCTCCAGCCCTCTTTTACTAGATCCGGGTAAAACGGATCGTCGCTGGCAAGGCAACTCGCCGTGATAAGCACTTCACAGCGCTGCGCGCGCAGCGCGAGCGCCAACCCCCGCTCGCTTTCCGGGCAGTCGTCGGAGCTCACCACCAACAGTTGATAGCCGCGCTCGCGAGCGCCTCGCTCTATGCGCTTGGCAAGCCGCGCGTAACTGATGTTTTCCAGATCAGGGACGATCAACCCCAGTAAACGACTGGCCCCCCGGCGCAGTGCTGCGGCCTGGGGGTCGATGTGATAGCGATGCTGGCGAACGACCGCCATCACCCTGTCGATGGTCGCTTGGCTAATGCGGCGCTTTTCGGCCTGGCCATTGATCACATAGCTGGCGGTGGTACGTGATACCCCGGCAAGCCGGGCAATGTCGGCAAGTGTCATGAATTTCCCCTTTGATTACCGACAGTTTAACAGCCGGCAGACGTCCATCAGACCAAAGTCTAGGCGTGAAACCCTTGTGTCCTGAAGTGAATCGATTCAGCATAGCCAACTATACACAGATGACACGATTCATCCAGCTCACTTCGGTGCGCTACGACCATGGTTCTATACACGGAGACACCTATGCTGACGCTCGGCTCTGATGACATATTGCTGGACTGCCATGCTGACGACTGGCAAGCAGCACTCAACAGCGCTGCCGATGCGCTGGTGGCGGCAGGGTTTGTCGAGCCCGACTACCGTGACGGCCTGCTCGACCGGGAGGCTCAGTCCTCGACGTTTTTGGGCAATGCCATTGCCATCCCCCACGGCACGCCGGAGAGCCGCCAATTCGTCAAGCAAACCGGGGTACGTGTTTTGCAATTCCCCCGTGGCGTTCAGTGGCACGACGGCCAGCAGGTGCACGTGCTGGTCACCATCGCCGCACAAAACGACGAGCACCTCGATATCCTGCGTCAGTTGACCCATGTACTGGACCGCGAGGGCGTCGCTGACCAACTGGCTAACGCCACTTCAGCCGCCGACGTCGCTCGCCTGCTTTCCAAGCCTGCCGTGATGCCGCGCCTGGATAACGATACGCTCTGCGTTAGCTTCCCCGCCAAGGACCTGCAGGAGTTAACCTTAGCCGCTGCCGCGCGACTGCGCCAAAGCGGCTGCGTCGACAATACCTTTATCAGTGCCATCGCCTCCGTCGAACCCACCTGGCTGGGTAATGGCCTATGGCTAGCAAGCCATCCTCACGGTGTCGCCCAGCCTGCGCTAGGGGTTGCGACCCCTGCGGACACATCGCTTAGCCATCAGGAACATCCCGTTCATGCCCTGTTCTGCCTGGCGGCCAGCGGTGAGAGCCATCGTTCGCTGCTTGAGCAATTATTGCCCCTGCTTGACCACAGCGAAAGCGAAAGCCTGGTCAACAAAACCAGCGCGCAGTGGCTGGCCGCCTTGGCAGGTGAAACCGCCAGCACGCAAACCCAACGGGCTCGCGTGCTGAACCCTCACGGCCTGCACGCCCGCCCGGCCAAGCAACTGGTACAAATTGCCCGCGCGCAGGCGGTGCCGATCAACGTTCGCCTCGAGGAAGGCAGCGCTACACCGGTTTCCGCCGCCAGCTTGACCAAGGTAATTGGTATGGGCGCAAGACGCGGCCAATGGCTGGTGTTTTCTGCCGAGGGCGAGCAGGCCAGTCAGGCACTCGCGGCCGTCAGCGAGGCCGTCGAGTCTGGCCTGGGCGAGAAGGTTGCTCCGTTTGACGGTGGACGGGAAAGCATTTCTCCCGCCGCCGACAGCGCCAAACCCGCCGCCGAGCCGCTGGTCAACGATACGCCCCATACCGGTGTGGCCGCCTCACCGGGGCTTGCCATTGCACCGGTCTTTGTCATCCGCCCGGTAAGCTTTGAATACCCGCAACACGCCGACGACCCCGAGCAAGAAGCTGCCCGTCTTCGGGAGGCACTGAAGGAAGGCGCCGCCCAGTTGGAGACGCTGGTACATGACGCGCCGGGCGGTGAAGTCGCCGACATTCTCTCCATGCACGAAGAAATGCTCGACGACCCGGAGCTGCACCAGGCCGCCATCGACGCTATCCGCGAAGGGGCGTCGGCAGAAGCCGGCTGGTGGGAAGCCATCGACACCGCCGCCCATGCCCAGGAAATGCTCGCCGACCGGCTACTGGCCGAACGCGCCGCCGACCTGCGCGACGTGGGCCGCCGAGTTCTCGGCGTGCTGTGCGACGTTAAACTGCCCGCGCCGCCCGACCATCCGTATATTCTGGTGATGGACGATATTGGCCCGTCTGATGTCGCGCGGCTGGATACCTCTCGGGTGCGTGGCCTGCTCACTGTTCGCGGCGGCGCCACCTCGCACAGTGCGATTCTGGCCCGCGCGCTAGGCATCCCGGCGGTTGTCGGTGCCGGTGAAGCCGTGATGGCACTACCTGACGGCGGCATGATGATTCTCGACGGCGAACGCGGTCGGGTCACCCACAAGCCTTCGGAAGATCGCCTGCAACGCGCCGAGCAGCAGTTGCTTGACCAGCAGCAGCGCGAGGCTGACGCCTGGGAAACGCGCTTTGAAACCGCACAAACCCGCGACGGTCACCGGGTCGAAGTGGCGGCCAACCTGGGCAATACCGCCCACGCGGAAGACGCCGTTGAACGCGGCGCCGAAGGGGTTGGCTTGCTGCGCACCGAATTCCTGTTTATGGCGCACGCCAGCGCGCCGGATTTGGCCACCCAGATCGACGAATATCGCCAGGCGATTGACGCCCTCGACGGGCGCCCGCTGGTGGCCCGCACGCTGGATGTCGGCGGCGACAAGCCGCTGCCCTACTGGCCCGTTCCTCAGGAAGACAACCCCTTCCTAGGCCTGCGCGGCATTCGCTTGGCGCTGACCCAGCCGGATGTGCTGGAAACCCAACTGCGCGCATTATTGATGGCCGGTAAAGATAGCCCCCTACGCATCATGTTGCCGATGGTCAAAGACATCGCCGAGTTTCGCACCGTCAAGGCCATTTATGATCGACTGCTGAAGGAAATTTCGCCGTCACAGCGTGCCACTGACGTGCAGCTCGGCGTGATGATCGAAGTACCTTCCAGCGCTCTGCTGGCCCCATCGCTCGCCGCCGAAGTGGACTTCTTCTCGGTGGGCACCAACGATTTGACCCAGTACACCCTGGCCATCGACCGTGGTCACCCGGAGCTTTCCGCCCAGGCCGACGGCCTGCATCCGGCCGTATTGCGCTTGATCCAGATGACCGTTGATGCCGCTCATGCCCATGGCAAATGGGTGGGTGTATGTGGCGAGCTGGCTTCCGACGCCATGGCGGTGCCCGTGCTGGTCGGCCTGGGCGTTGACGAGCTTTCTGTCAGCGCCCGGCAGATCCCGCTGGTCAAGGCGCGGCTACGCGAGTTTGACCTGGCCGATGCCAAAGCCAGCGCTCAACTGGCACTGGGCCAGGCCACCAGCGATGACGTGCGCGACGCGCTGGAGGCTCGCTGATGGCCCGTGTGCTATGCATTACACTCAACCCGGCGCTCGACCTGGCGTTCAGCCTTGACCAGCTCACTCTGGGGGCGGTTAACCGCCCCCACCACGCACAGCTGGAAGCCGCGGGTAAAGGCGTCAACGTCGCCCGCGTACTGGCTGGGTTAGGCCATGACGTGACCGTGAGCGGCTTTCTCGGCGCTGACAACGACGCACCTTTCGCGCTGGCCTTTCAGCACGCCGCTTTAAACGACGACTTTGTACGCGTGGCGGGTGAAACACGCATCAATGCCAAACTTGCTGAACAAAGCGGCCGGGTCACCGATATCAACGGCCCCGGCATGCCGATCACCTCCAACGACCTGCAACGCCTAACGGCACGGCTGGATGCACAGTTATACAGCGCAACACCTCCTCACGCCGTCGTGGTGGCTGGCAGCTTACCGCCAGGGCTCAGCCTGGATGACTTTCGCGCCCTTCTCCAACACCTCAAGGCCAGCGGTGTTCCTTTATGGGTGGATACCAGCGGCGCTGCACTTAACGCCGCCATTGAGGCAAAGCCTACCGCCGTCAAGCCCAACGAGCTTGAGCTTGCACAATGGGCTGGTACGCCACTTGAAACCAGTCACGCACTGACCCAGGCGGCGCGCCGTCTGCATCAAAGCGGCGTGGAACAGGCGCTGGTTTCCGCCGGCGCCAATGGCGTGCTGTGGGTTAACGATCAGGGCAGCTGGCAAGCAACGCCGCCAACCGTAACCGCCGTCAACACCGTATGCGCCGGTGACACCTTCGTCGCGGGCATGCTTCACGGCCTGCTTAGCGGCCACGACCCCGAGAACACCCTGCGCTTCGCCACGGCGTTGTCTGCCGATGCCGTTCGCCATGTAGGCGTGGGCAACCCTCAGGCCGACGACTTCGATTCACTCCAACAACAGACCCGGGTACGGCGTCTTGACGACACCATCACCGAGGGAGCTACGCTATGAACCTGATTCTGATTACCGCCTGCCCCAGCGGCATGGCGACCACCTTCCTCGCTGCCAAGCGACTGGAGCAGGCCGCCGAACGCCAAGGCTGGCACGTTCACGTGGAAATGCACGGCGAGCTGGCACCGCTTCAGGCCGCTACCGCCGAGCAGATTGCCAACGCCGACCTGATTGTCGTTGCGGCAGATCATGTGCCCGCCCCCGAGCGCTTTGAAGGCAAGCGGCTTTATCATGCGCCAATTGCCGACGCGCTCCCTGACCCCAGTGGCTTTTTGACCACGGCGAAACGCGATGCGCCGCTTTATCAGGCACCCGCCAATACACCCGCTGCCCGTTCTGCGGCGCCAACCGCCGCTGAAGGGCAGAAAATTGTCGCCGTGACCGCCTGCCCGACAGGCGTTGCCCATACCTTTATGGCTGCCGAAGCGCTAGCGGAAGCAGGCAAGGCCATGGGTCATGCGATCCGCGTGGAAACCCAGGGCTCGGTAGGCGCCCAGGATCAACTGACGGAAAAAGAGATCGCTGACGCTGACGTGGTCGTGCTGGCCTGCGATATTGACGTTGACCCTACTCGTTTTGCGGGCAAGCGCATTTATCGCACCTCTACCGG
This window of the Halomonas sp. SH5A2 genome carries:
- the pfkB gene encoding 1-phosphofructokinase; translation: MARVLCITLNPALDLAFSLDQLTLGAVNRPHHAQLEAAGKGVNVARVLAGLGHDVTVSGFLGADNDAPFALAFQHAALNDDFVRVAGETRINAKLAEQSGRVTDINGPGMPITSNDLQRLTARLDAQLYSATPPHAVVVAGSLPPGLSLDDFRALLQHLKASGVPLWVDTSGAALNAAIEAKPTAVKPNELELAQWAGTPLETSHALTQAARRLHQSGVEQALVSAGANGVLWVNDQGSWQATPPTVTAVNTVCAGDTFVAGMLHGLLSGHDPENTLRFATALSADAVRHVGVGNPQADDFDSLQQQTRVRRLDDTITEGATL
- the ptsP gene encoding phosphoenolpyruvate--protein phosphotransferase — its product is MLTLGSDDILLDCHADDWQAALNSAADALVAAGFVEPDYRDGLLDREAQSSTFLGNAIAIPHGTPESRQFVKQTGVRVLQFPRGVQWHDGQQVHVLVTIAAQNDEHLDILRQLTHVLDREGVADQLANATSAADVARLLSKPAVMPRLDNDTLCVSFPAKDLQELTLAAAARLRQSGCVDNTFISAIASVEPTWLGNGLWLASHPHGVAQPALGVATPADTSLSHQEHPVHALFCLAASGESHRSLLEQLLPLLDHSESESLVNKTSAQWLAALAGETASTQTQRARVLNPHGLHARPAKQLVQIARAQAVPINVRLEEGSATPVSAASLTKVIGMGARRGQWLVFSAEGEQASQALAAVSEAVESGLGEKVAPFDGGRESISPAADSAKPAAEPLVNDTPHTGVAASPGLAIAPVFVIRPVSFEYPQHADDPEQEAARLREALKEGAAQLETLVHDAPGGEVADILSMHEEMLDDPELHQAAIDAIREGASAEAGWWEAIDTAAHAQEMLADRLLAERAADLRDVGRRVLGVLCDVKLPAPPDHPYILVMDDIGPSDVARLDTSRVRGLLTVRGGATSHSAILARALGIPAVVGAGEAVMALPDGGMMILDGERGRVTHKPSEDRLQRAEQQLLDQQQREADAWETRFETAQTRDGHRVEVAANLGNTAHAEDAVERGAEGVGLLRTEFLFMAHASAPDLATQIDEYRQAIDALDGRPLVARTLDVGGDKPLPYWPVPQEDNPFLGLRGIRLALTQPDVLETQLRALLMAGKDSPLRIMLPMVKDIAEFRTVKAIYDRLLKEISPSQRATDVQLGVMIEVPSSALLAPSLAAEVDFFSVGTNDLTQYTLAIDRGHPELSAQADGLHPAVLRLIQMTVDAAHAHGKWVGVCGELASDAMAVPVLVGLGVDELSVSARQIPLVKARLREFDLADAKASAQLALGQATSDDVRDALEAR